In Microbacterium enclense, one genomic interval encodes:
- a CDS encoding MarR family winged helix-turn-helix transcriptional regulator, which produces MTTDPADEIAAALARLRGRRPRPPFGPDEHHHHPHGHGGPWSRGAPPWADPAHGRFGGPARLRMLDALVAASAPLTVSDIAEAVGVDQPRASRLVQQATQMGLVAREPDPDDARRTRVRLTPEGETLISGFRGRRRDAVRSALESFTDAERADLARLLAKFAEAWPRG; this is translated from the coding sequence ATGACGACCGACCCCGCCGACGAGATCGCCGCAGCCCTGGCCCGCTTGCGTGGCCGTCGCCCGCGTCCTCCGTTCGGGCCGGACGAGCATCACCACCACCCCCACGGGCATGGGGGCCCCTGGAGCCGCGGAGCTCCGCCGTGGGCCGACCCCGCGCACGGCCGCTTCGGGGGACCCGCGCGCCTGCGCATGCTCGACGCCCTGGTGGCGGCATCCGCCCCCCTGACGGTCAGCGACATCGCCGAGGCGGTGGGCGTGGATCAGCCCCGCGCCTCGCGGCTGGTGCAGCAGGCGACGCAGATGGGGCTGGTCGCGCGCGAACCCGACCCCGACGATGCGCGCCGCACTCGCGTCCGATTGACGCCCGAGGGGGAGACGCTGATCTCCGGCTTCCGCGGCAGGAGACGGGATGCCGTGCGCTCCGCGCTGGAGTCGTTCACCGACGCCGAACGCGCCGACCTCGCGCGTCTGCTGGCCAAATTCGCCGAGGCGTGGCCGCGCGGCTGA
- a CDS encoding MFS transporter, which produces MDSPDSAASVISPRRPVLAWALWDWGSAAFNAVVTTFVFSTYLASELFVDPSIVAAANGNDDDPAIVRALAENASLVGVALMIAGIVVALVAPVLGQRSDGTGRRKLWLGVNTGMIVLAMAAMVFVEATPGYLVLGATLLAVGNIFFEFASVNYYAMLTQVSTRENIGRVSGFGWGMGYVGGIVLLVLLLVLFIQSFGNPDAGGLLAVPKDGGLNIRLAVLASAAWFAVFAIPVLVRVPEIPAQRRQVRVGFFRSYVVLWGTLRSLWRESRQVLLFLVASAVFRDGLAGVFTFGAIIAAQVFGFSSTEVLYFAVAANVVAGISTIFAGRLDDRFGPKRVILVSLIGLIVLGSVILFIGTSVPAFWVAGLGLGLFVGPVQSASRSFLARVAPEGREGEIFGLYATTGRAVSFLAPGLFALFVGVTGDTRLGILGIVLILAAGLLLMIPVKAKPAVIV; this is translated from the coding sequence ATGGACTCTCCCGACTCCGCGGCATCCGTCATCTCTCCCCGACGCCCCGTGCTCGCCTGGGCGCTGTGGGACTGGGGATCGGCCGCCTTCAACGCCGTGGTGACCACCTTCGTCTTCAGCACGTACCTGGCGAGCGAGCTCTTCGTCGATCCCTCGATCGTGGCCGCCGCCAACGGGAATGACGACGACCCCGCGATCGTCCGCGCTCTCGCCGAGAACGCCAGCCTCGTGGGGGTGGCGCTCATGATCGCCGGCATCGTGGTCGCGCTCGTCGCCCCCGTGCTCGGTCAGCGCTCCGACGGAACGGGCCGCCGTAAGCTCTGGCTCGGCGTCAACACCGGGATGATCGTGCTGGCGATGGCCGCGATGGTCTTCGTCGAGGCGACGCCCGGCTACCTCGTCCTCGGCGCGACGCTCTTGGCCGTCGGCAACATCTTCTTCGAGTTCGCGAGCGTCAACTACTACGCGATGCTCACACAGGTCTCCACGCGCGAGAACATCGGGCGCGTCTCGGGCTTCGGCTGGGGCATGGGCTACGTCGGCGGCATCGTGCTCCTGGTCCTGCTTCTGGTGCTGTTCATCCAGAGCTTCGGGAATCCGGATGCCGGGGGCCTGCTCGCCGTGCCGAAGGACGGCGGCCTGAACATCCGCCTCGCGGTGCTGGCATCCGCCGCCTGGTTCGCCGTCTTCGCGATCCCGGTGCTGGTGCGCGTGCCCGAGATCCCCGCGCAGCGCCGCCAGGTGCGGGTCGGCTTCTTCCGCTCCTACGTGGTGCTGTGGGGCACGCTCCGCTCCCTGTGGCGCGAGAGCCGCCAGGTGCTGCTGTTCCTCGTGGCCAGCGCGGTCTTCCGCGACGGCCTTGCCGGCGTCTTCACGTTCGGCGCGATCATCGCGGCCCAGGTGTTCGGTTTCAGCTCGACCGAGGTGCTGTACTTCGCCGTGGCCGCGAACGTCGTGGCCGGCATCAGCACGATCTTCGCCGGCCGCCTCGACGACCGCTTCGGACCCAAGCGCGTGATCCTCGTCTCGCTCATCGGCCTCATCGTCCTCGGCAGCGTGATCCTGTTCATCGGAACGTCTGTTCCGGCGTTCTGGGTCGCCGGCCTCGGTCTCGGGCTGTTCGTCGGTCCGGTGCAGTCCGCGAGCCGGTCCTTCCTCGCGCGCGTCGCCCCGGAGGGCCGTGAGGGCGAGATCTTCGGCCTCTACGCCACGACCGGGCGGGCCGTCTCGTTCCTCGCGCCGGGCCTGTTCGCCCTGTTCGTCGGCGTCACGGGCGACACGCGTCTCGGCATCCTGGGAATCGTGCTGATCCTGGCCGCGGGCCTGCTGCTGATGATCCCGGTGAAGGCGAAGCCGGCCGTCATCGTCTGA